One part of the Anaerolineales bacterium genome encodes these proteins:
- a CDS encoding LysM peptidoglycan-binding domain-containing protein → MQRPIIAALVLVFSLLLAACTGAAQESTPQPSAEITEYSLATATATPGEVTLEFELPTPTPHMYTVVQNDTLFAIAARFNITLNALLAANPGINPQALSPGAQLLVPSGAGASTTPVPQITPVPASMHPPRCYSTAAGELWCLVLVVNDGEQPMENVTGFVRLLSADGAEMALIEAVPPLNLLPIGAAMPLVAYSASPPANWASAQAEVTSAFWVQSDEALYVRIDSVDFGWSASAEDPAAVRVQGQVSLAGQASSLWVMAVAYDAAGQPVGVRRWENSNGETGFDFWVYSLGAEIADVQVIVEARP, encoded by the coding sequence GTGCAACGCCCTATCATTGCAGCTTTGGTGCTTGTTTTCTCGCTTTTATTGGCAGCTTGTACAGGCGCGGCGCAGGAAAGCACTCCCCAGCCCTCTGCTGAGATCACTGAATATTCGCTTGCCACCGCAACGGCCACCCCGGGAGAGGTAACACTAGAGTTCGAGCTGCCTACGCCTACCCCGCATATGTATACGGTTGTGCAGAATGACACCTTGTTTGCGATCGCGGCGCGTTTCAACATCACGCTCAATGCTTTACTGGCGGCCAATCCGGGCATCAATCCGCAGGCCCTGTCGCCAGGCGCCCAACTACTGGTGCCCTCCGGCGCAGGGGCGTCCACTACCCCAGTGCCGCAGATCACGCCTGTGCCCGCCAGCATGCATCCGCCGCGGTGCTATTCCACTGCGGCTGGCGAATTGTGGTGCCTGGTGCTGGTGGTCAACGATGGCGAGCAGCCCATGGAGAACGTGACCGGTTTTGTGCGCTTGCTCAGCGCCGATGGCGCCGAAATGGCGCTTATTGAAGCTGTACCCCCGCTCAACTTACTGCCCATTGGCGCGGCGATGCCGTTGGTGGCCTACAGCGCCAGCCCACCGGCCAATTGGGCCAGCGCCCAGGCAGAGGTCACTTCTGCTTTTTGGGTACAGAGCGACGAAGCGTTGTATGTGCGTATAGACAGCGTAGATTTTGGCTGGAGCGCCAGCGCAGAGGACCCTGCCGCAGTCCGGGTGCAAGGCCAGGTAAGTTTGGCCGGCCAGGCCAGCAGCCTATGGGTGATGGCTGTGGCGTATGATGCCGCGGGCCAGCCAGTGGGCGTACGGCGCTGGGAGAATAGCAACGGCGAAACAGGCTTTGACTTCTGGGTCTACAGCTTGGGTGCGGAAATTGCGGATGTACAGGTGATAGTAGAAGCGCGGCCTTGA